In the genome of Daucus carota subsp. sativus chromosome 9, DH1 v3.0, whole genome shotgun sequence, the window ATGCAGCGACattacaattaaaatcaaaGAAATCATAGTCTGACATAATCTCAAATAAAGTGACACAACTCTATACTAGAATTATGCAAATTCAAATCTTTGGAGCAAACTAAGCCAATTCCCTCTCGATTCCAAAAGCTAGGCACCTGAAAGTTTGTAAGTAATGAGCTATACAAGCCCAGCAAGATAACCAATCACACAAGCTAATGGAtcaagtattttacataatttcataaGTTTCATAAATCCAGAATCATTATATAAGATAATTCCACAGCTCGCTAAGGTCACAAATACCCGGTGACTCGGTATCATAAGTTCATAACTTTGTCAGTAATGCGCCCCTTACTAAGGTATCATAAAGTGTGCAACCCCGAAGGTATCATAACAGGCACCCCTAGTAAGGTATCATaggctagttccggaactatacgCAGATACTAACGGTTTCATAGGTCAGAGCTAACTGGGAATTCTTATATCTAAAATGTTTAACTTGaaccaaatatttaaacaaaacaaagtTTCAAATAAATACAATAGCAAGACTGAAAAGTTAACTTACCTTAACTAGCAACACCGATGCACAATATTCAATGATCAAATGATTTCCTAACCAATAAAACAAAACTTGATAAAtatctaatttaaataattaaataaaatatcatgaCAATGATTTTAAAACAAGAGAGACACTACAAAAATATCGataaatgatattataatattattacatgTTGCACCCAATTTGCATATtcctaaaataaattaaacatgaCATTAATAATAAGGTCCAatattacttatatatattataatcatacaaaataaatttagcttggcacataattaaatatgcaactctaataaaaaaaaatgatttaagaaaGAGACTCTCTAAAATAGTTTgtcttttgaaaatataataacctcatatattacaaaatttattaatgagAGTAATTAAATTAAGCCATTAATCATATAACTAATCTTaacaattatacaaataaataaaagaagataTAAACTAAGTGCATAGAATAATCATAACATTTTTATAAGCCAGTACAAgtatacataaactaattttatattgtatacACAGTTAACCTATTTTGACGTGAACACATACAAATAGCCTGTGCAAGTAACACATAAAGCCCACTCAACAAGCCCATCCATCACTTCTAAACAGAttacaaataattcacaatttacCCTATCTGTCCATATCCCAAAACTCCAGTAAACTGAATTCAacaaaaactaataatttatacaTATGTAGCCAATCAAATATAAACACACAATATTAAACAATCTCATAATATACAAGTCTCCACAAATATTTACTAAACAATTTTGTTCATAAATATACAAGTAAACATTAGTCTTAAAATACTACTATTATAATTGACAAGAgtgacataaaataataatagttttaataaaataatgtatattaattacgTAAATctaatataattcataaaagaTTAACAtgcatattaaattataaaatcaaagatattcatatccaaaattgatgcatatatacataaaagcatatttttcagaaattaattataaacataattttaatCACTCCAAAACAATTTTGAGATCTAATAAAAAATCAGACTCCATTATATAcagtaaaataattaacaaaagatAAAGGCATGAAACTTTAAACAAGATATTACACAAACACTTAATAATAGAAGacatataatatacaataatagaaaacatataatatacagtAGCCAACAGTATGTGTAAAACTAGTAAAATAGACATGTATATACACAACACAGTGACAAACTAAATTCACTGTAGTAAACATGTTATACATATAATGTCAAATATCAGCCAAGAGTGTATAGCAGAGCAGAGCACATAAGCAGGACATAAACATAGACATACCTTTTAGAAGAGAAGAGCTGTACAAGAAAATAAGTGAAACAAGTACGTGTATTTATGTACATACTTGGTTCAACGTGTTCCTACAATTATGGGTACGTGATCATTATTTTGAATTAAGATCTATCCACTTGCTAACGGAAGTTCTGGCCTAAATATTTGCTTAGAGATAACACTTCAgtatataaaatcttataaaataaCAACACACGTATTCAAATATAATCacatagaaatatattttatcaaagttTTAAACACCATTGAaaagtagtttgttttttttttgtttttttttttacaaggaAAATACAGGCTATCACATTCTACCCTCCTTAAAAAAATTTGGTCCCCAAATTTAAACATACAAAAAATGTTCAAGTgtcaaaaataatagaaaaatataaaaaaaattagttaattaataattctgataacttttacacataaaaaaaacacataatcaTAGAAGTAGTTGTGTACCTTAATCTGTGTTTGGCCCGGTAGGAAGTTTAAACACTCGTCCATAGTTTGGTCCAAGGGCGGCTAGAGTGCCCTTGTTCTTATTGTCCTTGTCCCTTGAAGTATCGCGTTTTGGACACTCTGCAACCTTATGCCCAGTCTCACCACAGCTAAAACAAGCTCCTGTGTTCCAGCGACAGTCCTTGTCTAAGTGATTTCTTCCACATCTCGAACAAGAAAGCCTAGCTCCTGAATCGCGTCGATTAAAATTCCCTCGGTTATTGAACTTCTTTGCTGGTCCATTCTCATTAAATCCGTTGGTAGGCTCGGCCCTCTTCTTAGGCTCAGAATCTTTCTTTTCATCTTCTACCATCAATCCTCTTTCCACTACTAAAGCCTTGTTTAACACCATCTTGTAACTGTTCAGCTCAAAAGCAGCCACATGCCTCTTAATCTCACTTCTCAGTCCCTCCTCAAACCTACGTGCCCTACTAACTTCGTCCACAACTAGAGCTGGCGCATACTTAGCTAGACGAGCAAATTCGGCTTCATACTCCGACACGGTTTGTTTCTCTCCTTGTTCTAACCTAATAAAGTCTCTCTCCAACTTAGCTCTAATTGTCCTAGGAAAATATTTATCCTTAAAAGATTCAGTGAAAGTTTCCCAAGTGTAAGGTTGGGCTGCCTCTTCCTCGTTGCCATCCACTCGTCTCTTTTCCATAAGCCACCAATCATAAGCACTCCCCTGAAGTTGGTAACTTGCCAAACTAACCTTCTGCTCATCATTACTTCCTAACAACTCAAAAATCTTCTCCATCTCCTGTAACCACTTATCCACCTCTGAAGGATTTGTGGATCCCTCAAAAACTGGAGGACTCAATCTCTTAAACTCAGCTATTAGGCTTCTAGGTCTATTTTGTTGGTTTCCAACCAATGTTGCTAAAGTTTCTGCTAgttgattcatcacatttgcACCTCCATTATCGTTGTTGTTGGCGTTTCCATTGTTAGTTCTTCGTTGGCGATTCATGATTCCTACATAATTTACATAAAACTCAATCCTAATGCGAAATGTAAagcaaaagaaatatatatgccAAAATATTAGTTGATaacaattttattcataatcagTCTGAAaacaatacaatttttttttcctactcaataataataaaaagtacaTCCAAAAGAAATGCATTGCGTCCTAAACATAACGTCTACTACAAAGAAAACTCTCCACCAAAATCCTAATCTGAAGAATAGTTGTCTGAAGGGGAAGCACTCGTAGAGGCAGGGTAATCATAATGATCACCTCCTCTTAAAGCATTCCCTACAAGTGCAACACTTCGCAAGACCTCAACTCGCGTTTCCTTCGCAAAACTCTTAATGTACTTCTTGGCTCTTTTGTTCACACATCTACCCCTTAACGAGGTACTGTAGAATCTATCACAACCCTCAAGTAAGTGCTCTCTCAACCTCACTAGTCGGTGCTCAGCTGTATCCAGCTTCAGGTTTGTCTCTTCTAGCTCAGCTCGAAGACTTTCTACTTCTATCTCGAGCTCCGACTTCTTAGCGGGCCTATTAACAATCTCTCCTGGATTATCTTCAATTGGTCCATCACTATCATTATCAGATTCAAGGTCAAAGTTATTAATTGAACCATCACTGTCTGAACTAGGGTCATAGTCTGATGGTGGTGGTGAACTATCAGTGGGATCCTCAACGTCAGACATCTCAACCTCAGGGTACTCATCTGCCATCTACAAAAGTCACaaagatatattaatattttaaaactcaaCTCACAGGTCATGCCTAAATGGCAGTCTACAGGAAgtaaacctggctctgataccaactgtaaCGACCCaactttttaaatcaaataatcaatacTCAAATGCTAAATCTCAAATCTCAAATGTCATTTAACATGATAAAATTCAAATGCAGCGACattacaattaaaatcaaaGAAATCATAGTCTGACATAATCTCAAATAAAGTGACACAACTCTATACTAGAATTATGCAAATTCAAATCTTTGGAGCAAACTAAGCCAATTCCCTCTCGATTCCAAAAGCTAGGCACCTGAAAGTTTGTAAGTAATGAGCTATACAAGCCCAGCAAGATAACCAATCACACAAGCTAATGGAtcaagtattttacataatttcataaGTTTCATAAATCCAGAATCATTATATAAGATAACACTACAAGAAATCTATTTTTTACCTACCAATACATTACCCACCATTATATATTGGTAGGAATAAAGAGTTTTTACTTaccaatatataataataactattaTTAGTAGGTAAAAGAAAGTTAGTAAAATCTAAAATTCAAACACCAGTAACTATAGGCTGACATGTCAAAACTAATCCTACATGTAATTTACAAGAACACTGGTATTTTATCAAatcattatatttattgttGTGGTTATATTCTTATAAACACAATTACAATATAAATCAATTAACAATCCCCAACCCCAAATTACAATCATCGTGTGAAACCTTAGCCCCCCAGTTCAACTTCAATTCTCGCGCAATTCCTCTGGGCTTGAATTTGGTTAGTCTCCATTCAAATTCTTcctttcattttctttctttcatATACGGATcatgtatacatacatatatatgtgaatCGCTCACTCCTCTGTAATAAAATTAAAGTGTATTCTATGTGTTTGTTCAAATGCCTAACACAAAGAAGAATCTTTAAACAtgattgaattatatatatacaaacacacacatcaTCTATTACTTCCGGATTGAGTTTCATTTTACTAGCATGTTCCTATGGAGGATACTAGTCCGGGTTATTAGCAACATCTTTCAGGAAGTATAGTTGTTTAAACCCAAACAGAGAATTCTTTTTTGATATTGAATATTGATTAGAATccttaatttgtaattttttttcttttcggatGACTGATTATTTGTgactaatattattattatcagtatatatgtaaaattgatattgtatattcttttgtttgtgttttatttaaaatattattatatattacttgTTAACTTATTTTTTGTACTTTTTTATTGATTTGCTAAATATTTTCAGtggataattaaaatataaatttatttatgtcacggattatatattataactattatttatttttattttttaaatatattaatgtctttaaaaataatattaaatatatttttatatttaaaaataattatttaattttggagAGGGACTCCCAAATTATTGAGCCGGGCCTAATAATTCTCTAGGAAATATCAGTTGATTAGCACACATGAAAGCAACTACCAAGTATGTTCCTCTCACTACATCAGCTTAAGCATGTTTATGATATAATCTTGTTCCAAAAAAAAAtgcaattttttgttttatagttAAGTGTTTACTATATTTgttccaaaaaaaattaattcatgtCTCTATATCTTTTGAGAAATTTTGCTAATGTCTTTAAAAATTTCAGGAGGGACATGGATCGTTCATGGATAAATATTCCAAATAAATTGTCGACGGAATATGCAAGTGGTATTGATGAATTTATAAGTGTGGCAAGTCAGCGTATAGACTCTAAAGGTACAGTGCTATGTCCTTGTACTCGATGTGTAAATAAGCAAAAACAAACTCTCAAAGTGATTAAGTTACACTTACTTACACATGGGTTTTTGAGAACTTACAAGATTTGGTATCATCATGGTGAATGTGGAGATGATATAGAAGGAGTATTCTTTAATACTCCAGATGAGCATGAAAAAGACCATCATGATGATTTGGCTGCAGGTCTTAGTGATGCCATCAATAGTAAGTATTTTGACATTGGTCCAACTAGTGATTTTGTTGATGATTCTTCAGTTAATGTGGGTGACAAGTATGATGCTTTGTTTGAATCTCTTCACAAGCCTTTGTATGATAATTGTAAGGATTTTTCTGTCCTAAGTGCCGTGGTGAG includes:
- the LOC135149544 gene encoding uncharacterized protein LOC135149544 — its product is MNRQRRTNNGNANNNDNGGANVMNQLAETLATLVGNQQNRPRSLIAEFKRLSPPVFEGSTNPSEVDKWLQEMEKIFELLGSNDEQKVSLASYQLQGSAYDWWLMEKRRVDGNEEEAAQPYTWETFTESFKDKYFPRTIRAKLERDFIRLEQGEKQTVSEYEAEFARLAKYAPALVVDEVSRARRFEEGLRSEIKRHVAAFELNSYKMVLNKALVVERGLMVEDEKKDSEPKKRAEPTNGFNENGPAKKFNNRGNFNRRDSGARLSCSRCGRNHLDKDCRWNTGACFSCGETGHKVAECPKRDTSRDKDNKNKGTLAALGPNYGRVFKLPTGPNTD